Below is a window of Populus alba chromosome 2, ASM523922v2, whole genome shotgun sequence DNA.
gagCTTTCTCGCCaccaattttcataaaaatcccTTTCCAACAGGCATTTAACTTTGAGAATATGCTGTCTCTCAGATTCCGCAGAGACCTGGAGCTAGAGCTGGAGGGGTAACTGCAAGTGCCTCCATTGAAGTGTTTGTTGACGAGGAATGTTCCGAGTAAGCAATACCATTTTTCTAAGTTTAAAATGGTCATCTCTAATTGACGGATATAATTTTATCAGGGAGATTACATCAATTCTTCAGTATCCATACACATTAAATAGTGCTTGTTGATATGTTAATGTCCTTGTTCTGTTAATAACTTGCTATCATATCTTATCAGAATGGTTAGAGCACATGATCACGATGGCATGTCTTCGACATTGAAGTTGAGACAGGGGGGCGGCCTAGACATTAAGAAGTGAGTGCTAGTTTCTTGACTATTTGTGTGCCAACTCAAGGATGTTCTTTATGGTTTATGGAGGATATATTTTTTGAGTGAGAACTAATTGGTTTTCTTGATCTTCAACAAGCAGGGAAACAGATCTCTTAAGGGAGAACCCACTAAGGAATTTTCCTTTGCGTAGCCTCCCTAGGTAATCGAATGGATATTTACTTTCATTTCAGCGTTGCATGTTCTCAGGATCAGCTTTTATCTCTAAAGCCTGATCCATATCTTCCAGTGGCGTATGATCCAAGGCACAAATAACATCTAGAGATCAAGTCATGCTGAGATTTTAGATTGTATACTTTGTGTTGAGATATCAACactgaaattattgatttggtAAGCTAGCACTAGTGTGCTATTCATATGAAATGTGTGTagattttgttagtttttacTTAATTCAGAATCTGGAAGTTCAAAGGAGGGAGCTTGTGGAGTTCTCtgtattttcctttttcctttgcCATATTCACAAAATGTTAAGAGATTACTGTATCATTACCCATCGTTTAATAAAGGGAGGACCTGGCAAACGGATGCAATCTTGATTGAGTGAATTGATAGCTTCGAGTACAAGAATCACTAACCAAGAAATTCATTCCACTTGCTTTTTCGATAAGGGTGGCGAAAGTTCAGATAAAGTTGACAGCAACTGAGGTGATTTTGCAGGATAAGAGGCCACTGGTGACTTATTCCATGTGTTAATAATACTTGCATGCGTAGCAACCCCTTAAGAATCACCTTCAAGTACTGcaataagattaattaatcattttgcATTTCTAAGCCTCGCTTTTCTCTGGAATGGAACGtgcaaattaaagaatttagcccttgataatttttatgtgaGAGATATGTCATCTAAATCAAAACTCAGCGCATCCCTTCAGATAGCTCTGTTTGTTTTGCACTCTTTTGTTTTTAGTAGATGGCAATTATCAAGGCAATTTTCGATTTAacatagattgattttttttttcttttaaccatTGAAAAGTaaagatagttattaaaaattcatttatgtCTTCGTCTTTgacataatatgtttttaacttCTTATGTATTATAGAACACTAACACATGGTTTGACTTTTATTTActcttttaaaatcatataaatgatGTCATgatttaaactcatcaaatttaaaaaaaaaaaaaagctaacatcTTTTTAACTAATAAATTTACTATTTTGAATTTACTGTAAATAAAATTCCTACGAATGCATATTATCGTTAAGGTCGtacaaaaatgtattttaacttgaaaaatagaataagtaaaagtaaaaatgaTTTGCAAGTCAATAATTCTCTTACGGTGGTGTCCAGGTCATTtgtgattatttaattaattttatgagttttaaaattaataattatataaaattctaataaCTTTAAATTTGTATAACTCGAACCACGCTAATTTATTAATGGTACACGTCCATCCCCTTGCAGAGACAGAGAGACTAGAACCTTCCAAACCCAAGTCAGAAACGACAGCCAGTCCGATAAATCCCCTAAATCTCCaaatttagggttttctttttgtttttcatgaattAGGGTTTTCTCTCCTTTCCTCCAACCCCTAACTAACAAATACAAGACCATGGCGGAGCACTTAGCTTCAATCTTCGGTACTGAGAAAGACCGAGTTAATTGTCCTTTCTACTTCAAGATTGGCGCATGCCGTCACGGCGATCGATGCTCTCGCCTCCACAACCGCCCCACCATCTCTCCCACTCTCTTATTATCCAACATGTACCAGCGTCCTGACATGATTACTCCTGGCATCGATGCTCAAGGTCAGCCACTTGACCCGCACAAGATCCAGGAGCATTTTGAAGAATTTTACGAGGATATTTTTGAAGAACTCAACAAATTTGGCGAGATCGagagcctcaatgtttgtgataATCTCGCTGATCACATGATCGGTAACGTTTATGTTCTGTTCAAGGAGGAAGACCAAGCTGCCGCCGCTTTGCAAGCCCTTCAAGGACGATTTTACTCTGGTCGCCCAATCATTGCAGATTTCTCTCCCGTCACTGATTTTCGTGAAGCTACCTGCAGGCAGTTTGAGGAGAATAACTGCAACCGTGGcggttattgtaattttatgcACGTGAAGCTGATTGGGAGGGATTTGCGGAGAAAGTTGTTTGGAAGATATCGTGGATATAGGGTTAGTAGGAGTCGGAGTCGGAGTAGGAGTGTGAGTCCTAGGAAGAGGGAGAGAGATTATGATAGGCGTGAGAGGGATTCCAGGGATAGGGACAGAGATCGAGACAGAGACCGTGATTATCGTGGAAATGGGAGGAGGAATGACAAGTATGACAGAGAGGGAGGAAGAAAAAGACATGGGAGTCCAGTTAGGGAAGGCAGTGAGGAACGAAGGGCTAGGATTGAGCAATGGAATAGAGAGAGGGAGGAGAAACAGTAATTTGAAGAGGGAGTGTTGTTTTGGTTGCACTAGGAGTGGAGATGTATGCTGGCATTTTTCTCCTATTGGTAACGATTCTAGGCTCTGATGTTtggttttcatgttttcttgAACTTTGAATATTTGACTCTATGTGGTGTCCCTATTGAGGATTCGaactattttttagtttctaccTTACCTATGTTGGTGATTATGTCCGTTAACAGTTATTAGTTTAGTCCTAATTCATCTTGCTGTTAAATTTGTTTGAtggattttctgttttttcttatgGTTATCAATCATTTGGTATTGGGTTTGCTCTGAACTGAATTGTAAAACTGTGAGCTTGATTTGCATATTAACTTTACTGGCGATTCCAAAAGTGATTTATTCAAATTTATCTCAGCATGTAGTGACCTCTTCTGATGTACGAACCTGGTATGTTATGGATATACTTGAGTGGTTACTTGGGGCTTGTTAGCATTAGCTCAAATTATCTTCTGtatgttgttttgttattgaCCAGCTCCTCCATTTG
It encodes the following:
- the LOC118042018 gene encoding splicing factor U2af small subunit A-like — protein: MAEHLASIFGTEKDRVNCPFYFKIGACRHGDRCSRLHNRPTISPTLLLSNMYQRPDMITPGIDAQGQPLDPHKIQEHFEEFYEDIFEELNKFGEIESLNVCDNLADHMIGNVYVLFKEEDQAAAALQALQGRFYSGRPIIADFSPVTDFREATCRQFEENNCNRGGYCNFMHVKLIGRDLRRKLFGRYRGYRVSRSRSRSRSVSPRKRERDYDRRERDSRDRDRDRDRDRDYRGNGRRNDKYDREGGRKRHGSPVREGSEERRARIEQWNREREEKQ